One Alosa alosa isolate M-15738 ecotype Scorff River chromosome 22, AALO_Geno_1.1, whole genome shotgun sequence DNA segment encodes these proteins:
- the LOC125287163 gene encoding barrier-to-autointegration factor-like — MSSTSKKHQSFCSESMKGKPVTAVPGIGPVRGGQLQTQGYHKATDVLGKYLTVNENRNQFQGWLRDESGANAKQQGDCYKAMREWSDNNL, encoded by the coding sequence ATGTCTTCCACCTCAAAGAAGCATCAGTCATTCTGCTCCGAGTCGATGAAGGGCAAGCCCGTCACCGCTGTTCCTGGGATAGGACCCGTGCGTGGCGGCCAGCTGCAGACCCAAGGCTACCACAAGGCCACCGACGTCCTCGGCAAGTACCTAACCGTGAACGAGAACCGTAACCAGTTCCAGGGCTGGCTGAGAGATGAGAGCGGAGCCAACGCCAAGCAGCAGGGAGACTGCTACAAGGCCATGCGGGAATGGAGCGACAACAACTTGTAG